The genomic window GCCACTTGGCGCCGACCGCCTGCTTCAACCGGGGCCCGAGGAGCATGAGCCTCTGGAAGTACAGCTGGAAGTACTGGCCGTAGATCTTCTTGTCCAGTGCGAACCGCTCATCCCTGGCGGAGTAGTCCAGGACCGCGCGCTGTAAGGTGAGAGAGGCGTCGCTCACGCCGTTGGGCTCGCGGAGCatgtcgtcggcgggcgccatcgtcgcgtcgggcgccatCGTCCGTGCGTGTGATCGAGAAAAACTGGCTGGCGAGGCTTTTTTTCAAATCCTCGGGATCGCCGACGAATGGGCGTGGAGGCTTTCCTGACTGTTCCGCTGTCAAGATTCCGACGACAGCATCGTCCTATTTCGCACAGGACATCCAGTCAGAAGTAACGTTTAGCAACCGCAAACTGGGAAAAATGCGGGCCCAAGCGCGCAAACAACTCGGAAAAAATTCAAAAGGGCAgaggagcgcgcgatcgggaCTTAGGGATCTCGCACTACCCACGTCGcagacgacgcggacggcgcccgTCTTCACGCagacgcgcgctcgattcATTCGGTCGGACCCACGTTAGGTTCCAACCGCACGTTCACCCGCGCAGCGTGAACCAGTGACGAACACCTTCGGCGCCTCGCGTGAGCCAACGGTGGACCCTCGCGAAGAAACAAGAGCGGCAAAGTGTCACGATGGGCGCGAACGATGAGGAGTTCCCCGACGAGCAAGACGAGCGCATGATCGCCGAGGAGTACAAGATCTGGAAGAAGAACACCCCTTTTCTTTACGATCTGGTGGTGACGCACGCGCTGGAATGGCCGTCGCTCACCGTGCAGTGGCTCCccaagcgcgaggagcccgcCGGCAAGGACTACAGCATCCAGCAGCTCATCCTCGGTACGCACACCTCCGAGAACGAGCAGAACTACCTCAtgcgcgccgaggtccaGCTCCCgctggaggacgccgacgtcgacgcgcgcggcggcgacgacaagGGCGAGGtgggcggcttcggcgcaTCCGCTGGGAAGGTCCAGGTCGTCCAGCTCATCAaccacgacggcgaggtgaacCGAGCCAGGTACTGCCCCCAGAACGAGTTCGTCATCGCGACCAAGACCATCAGCGCCGACGTCTACGTGTTCGACTACAGCAAGCACCCGTCCAAGCCCCCGGCGGACGGCGGATGCAACCCCGACATCAGGCTCAAGGGCCACAAGACGGAAGGGTACGGACTCTCGTGGTCGCCCTTCGAGGCTGGCCACCTGCTGTCcggctcggacgacgcgcagaTCTGCCTCTGGGACGTGCAGGGCCCGCTGGGCAAGGGCGAGCGAACCGTGGACGCCAAGGCCATCTACACCGGGCACCTGGGCGTCGTGGAGGACGTGGCGTGGCACTGCCAGCTCCCGCACATGTTCGGATCGGTCGGAGACGACAAATCCTTAAAGCTCTGGGACACCCGCaaggcgcccgacgccgcgtgtcTCAACAGCGTGGAGGCGCACCAGGCTGAGGTGAACTGCCTGGCGTTCAACCCGTTCAACGAGTACGTCCTCGCGACCGGCAGCGCGGACAAGaccgtcgcgctcttcgACCTG from Micromonas commoda chromosome 11, complete sequence includes these protein-coding regions:
- a CDS encoding NURF complex component (Predicted member of the nucleosome/chromatin assembly factor group C (RBBP4 and RBBP7 homologs); highly similar to human RbAp46 and RbAp48 (Retinoblastoma associated proteins) - a WD-40 domain containing protein found in several chromatin regulatory complexes), with product MGANDEEFPDEQDERMIAEEYKIWKKNTPFLYDLVVTHALEWPSLTVQWLPKREEPAGKDYSIQQLILGTHTSENEQNYLMRAEVQLPLEDADVDARGGDDKGEVGGFGASAGKVQVVQLINHDGEVNRARYCPQNEFVIATKTISADVYVFDYSKHPSKPPADGGCNPDIRLKGHKTEGYGLSWSPFEAGHLLSGSDDAQICLWDVQGPLGKGERTVDAKAIYTGHLGVVEDVAWHCQLPHMFGSVGDDKSLKLWDTRKAPDAACLNSVEAHQAEVNCLAFNPFNEYVLATGSADKTVALFDLRKLDNRLHTFASHTEEVFQIGWSPKHETILSSCGADRRLMVWDLSRIGDEQSPEDAEDGPPELLFIHGGHTSKISDFAYNPNDDWVVASVAEDNILQIWQMAENIYADESYLEEQDKKAEAKKA